A stretch of the Polyangiaceae bacterium genome encodes the following:
- a CDS encoding B12-binding domain-containing radical SAM protein: MRALLVWPKFDSFTFWNFEKVCELAGVKYMTPPLGLLTVAALLPDHWELRVVDENVRMLEDADYDWADIVMVGSKIVHRKRALEVVRTARARGLPVVVGGPDPTLSSHFYSEAGANFLCLDEGEVTVPKLLADLERGAESGVYRADRLPDLAEETPVPRFDLIDHRDYLYVGVQYSRGCPYHCEFCNVIDLFKNEYRTKTLPQVLKEFDLLYSLGYRGQLDFFDDNLVGHMKNVKPFLRGIIDWLEQHDFPFQLSTSVTLNIAKDPELLELFRQARFKYLLVGIETPDESALRSAQKPQNTGFSIAEAANEIYTKAGCTIHSGFLLGMDGEAPDIADQIIRCIDEACVPWVMAGVVYPLPGTQLSKRLDREGRLFPAARFELAEGARDQISAGIQFKTQRPAKDVLRDLVRVMHHSFDPENYFQRCADVAVRLNTIPMIMPGVHVFKRNVRTFARLCVEMTKNPKTRGPFWRAFTKVVAKNHAGVEALATLAVLYVHFQSMLPYCYEKLAEQEAALAEQGEERWLEKNLREPKGAKLRVVQPEAVAAN, translated from the coding sequence ATGCGAGCACTGTTGGTGTGGCCCAAGTTCGACAGCTTCACGTTCTGGAATTTCGAGAAGGTCTGCGAGCTCGCCGGCGTGAAGTACATGACGCCGCCCCTGGGCCTGCTCACCGTCGCCGCGCTCTTGCCGGACCACTGGGAGCTACGCGTGGTGGACGAGAACGTCCGCATGCTCGAGGACGCCGACTACGACTGGGCCGACATCGTGATGGTCGGCAGCAAGATCGTGCACCGCAAACGGGCGCTCGAGGTGGTCCGCACCGCCCGCGCTCGCGGCCTGCCGGTCGTGGTCGGGGGCCCCGACCCCACGCTCTCGTCCCACTTCTACTCGGAAGCCGGCGCCAACTTCCTGTGCCTGGACGAGGGCGAGGTCACCGTGCCGAAGCTGCTCGCGGATCTGGAGCGGGGCGCCGAGAGCGGGGTCTACCGCGCCGACCGCCTCCCCGACCTGGCCGAGGAGACCCCCGTACCGCGCTTCGACCTGATCGATCACCGGGACTACCTGTACGTCGGCGTGCAGTACTCGCGAGGCTGCCCTTACCACTGCGAGTTCTGCAACGTCATCGACCTGTTCAAGAACGAGTACCGCACCAAGACCCTGCCGCAGGTGCTGAAGGAGTTCGACCTGCTCTACTCCCTGGGCTACCGCGGGCAGCTCGACTTCTTCGACGACAACCTGGTCGGCCACATGAAGAACGTGAAGCCGTTCCTGCGCGGCATCATCGATTGGCTCGAGCAGCACGACTTCCCCTTCCAGCTCTCGACCTCGGTGACGCTGAACATCGCCAAAGATCCGGAGCTCCTCGAGCTGTTCCGCCAGGCACGCTTCAAGTACCTGCTCGTGGGCATCGAGACGCCGGACGAGTCCGCGCTCCGGAGCGCGCAGAAGCCGCAGAACACCGGCTTTTCCATCGCCGAGGCGGCCAACGAGATCTACACCAAGGCCGGCTGCACCATCCACTCGGGCTTCCTGCTCGGGATGGACGGCGAGGCGCCGGACATCGCCGACCAGATCATCCGTTGCATCGACGAGGCCTGCGTGCCCTGGGTGATGGCCGGCGTGGTGTATCCGCTGCCCGGGACGCAGCTGTCCAAGCGGCTCGATCGCGAGGGCCGGCTTTTCCCGGCGGCTCGCTTCGAGCTGGCCGAAGGCGCACGCGACCAGATCTCGGCCGGCATCCAGTTCAAGACGCAGCGGCCGGCCAAGGACGTGCTGCGCGACCTGGTCCGGGTCATGCACCACTCCTTCGATCCGGAGAACTACTTCCAGCGCTGCGCCGACGTCGCGGTGCGCCTGAACACCATCCCGATGATCATGCCCGGCGTGCACGTCTTCAAGCGCAACGTCCGGACGTTCGCGCGCTTGTGCGTCGAGATGACGAAGAACCCCAAGACCCGCGGTCCGTTCTGGCGCGCGTTCACCAAGGTCGTGGCCAAGAACCACGCCGGCGTCGAGGCACTGGCGACGCTGGCGGTGCTCTACGTTCACTTCCAGTCCATGCTCCCCTACTGCTACGAGAAGCTGGCCGAACAGGAGGCCGCGCTGGCGGAGCAGGGCGAGGAGCGCTGGTTGGAGAAGAACTTGCGGGAGCCGAAGGGCGCGAAGCTGCGGGTCGTTCAGCCCGAAGCGGTCGCCGCCAACTGA